DNA sequence from the Macrobrachium nipponense isolate FS-2020 chromosome 3, ASM1510439v2, whole genome shotgun sequence genome:
TCAAAAGTTGAGACGCATGGAACAGTTGTTGAGTAAATCAGTGTTTTGagtttatatgattatatgtagAGGATGGAGGACAATTGGAAATCGCATTGCTAAAATGAGGAACGCAAAGGTTGACAAAATTGCTGCAACGCATGCAGTGGAGGATGTGTTGGTGTGGAAGAGCTTTTACGCCAAAATTTCCGAATGACACAATCCCTTTTCCCCATCTATTCACCTCCATTCTTTTCAAATTGCTAAACCACCTCAAAAGACTCCATTCATTCTTCACTTTTAAATCCTTTCTTTCACTCAACTCTTTTTATAACCTAATAACCTATAAAACTCCATATTTCCCGCAATTTCAATTCCTTTTACGTTAAGTAATGATACTAAGTAAAGATTTCCTTTTAATACCTTCATTTGCAACTGACCTTCTCATTTTACTTGCATAAAGGGGCTTTGTTTAaacaatttcttcattcattcctaCCTTAGAATATCTGACACCCCAAGTCTCTTCCGCTCCACCTTACTGCTCTTCTCTCATTCTACCCTCAACCATTAATTATTCACCTACACCTCTATACGGATCAAATACTCAGATTCTCCCACTACCCCTATTAACATTCATGGCCTTAAGTTCCTTACTGTTGCTGATATTTGCTCTCAAATGTCTCTTTTGGCAAAACTTTCAGTATTTCATAAATTTCTCTTTTAGCAAAACTTTCAGTATTTCATAAATTTCTCTTTTGGCAAAACTTTCAGTATTTCATAAATTTCTCTTTTGGCAAAACTTTCAGTACTTCATAATTCTGCTTCACTCCAACAGATGAGAATTGTACCATCTACAAATATAAGTAACTTGTAACTTCCTCCATGGCTTTTTTTCTTACTCCATGGCTTTTCTTATACATATAGTTTCCTTTCTTTGTCATAAAACccaattgatatataaatatcaatacacGAATATCAatcgcttcatatatatatacatcaatcaCCACAGACACATAAGACAACCTTCTTTCCTAGCGACTTTTACAAAATGCACTTTTGCCTCCAAAAGAAGGTATCTCCCCCGCCTACTTGTTCAAACACAAGCCTCTCTCCTTCCATAaaatcttttcctctctctcaacATCTCCACTACTATACATTACAGATTCAACATCCTCAACACTGTCTCTGTCCATTCAGACAGAGGTTGTTCCAGGTCAATGAATACTACATAGCTCagcttttcctttttactttcaaaCTTCTCACGTAACGGTttcacaagtaaaaaatactcagaaatttcttcggcgcaatccagttttctgcacagcatatAATGCTATAAGAAACTCtaagccgctgcccatgaaacactcagccgccacccagtggtggcctgtgttgttggcaccaatTTGGtcccctccagcctcagtagtatttatgatctgagggcggacagaacaatggcggacggacagacaaataaccatctcaatagttttcttttaaggaaaactAAAACATGTTCTACACAAACTTCTTCACTGTCTAAACCACACTGTGATTTCCTTTCAGTCCTGTTATCAGCCTTAATTCATCAGTCTAAATCCTAAGAAGTTCGTTCAAGAGGATAAAAAACAATGCAATGCCTTAGTAATTTTTATGGTCGCATCAATAATCTTTACCTTTATGTCATATTACCCCTCTTAATTTTTTCTCAAAATCTTTCCTTAAAAACCTCGGTCAGCCACTCAACAAACACTTGATGCTATCACTATGATCGCTATCACTATGATCACATCAGatacgagagtatatatatatatatatatatatatcatatatatatatatatggcatagcattggtttcatataatatatatatatatatatatatatatatatatatgaaaccaatGCTATGCCACAACTATCgctaatatcgaattcactacgTATACCTTGGGAATAGCTATCACCCAATGGAAATTACAATTGATAAGTGCTTCTGCATCCTGGGCGACGCAGAAGCACCTAACAATTATTATTCCACTTAGATGGAAACTATTCCTAAGGTATCGACCGGGAATTCGATATAAAAGGATGTTTTTGGCAAGAGGGTGTAattaaaacattcatatatatatgaatgttttaatTACTGGGTTTCACCCAATCCTAGAAACAAAACCCATCGAGgtccttacttaaaaaaaaaaaaaaaatccacatggTAAATTGGCTTTTTGGATCTAATTCACGGTTGTGTTCAACGTATGTTCAACATTGTTGTGTTCAACGTATGTACAACATATCCTGAagtaattttatgtttttgtagGTTTTGCAAAACTACAATATTTGATGAAGACAAAACACCTTCTCTAACTTAACTGcaattgcagatcaaattatttGTTTTGTGTTAACCACATATACTGGCTCCACAATTGTGTAATAGACAAGAAATGAGCCAACAAAATGAGCAAACATCACCTTCTACGTACATTTGTTTGTTACAGTTCCATTACTGGCAATTTACGCGAAGGTAAAAGCCCTGTGACGATTCCCAAAATAATTTGTTACAGCCTTTCAGACAGGTATAACAAATACTGATTTATGAGATGGCCACAGAAAAAAGGGGATGTAAAAACAAAATGCTCTACTCAATTTGACAGAAAACCTTCACCATGCTGAAGGACGCAGTACTCTGAAAATAAAGAACCAATATATTACCAAAAGAGGTAAAACAGTTTAGCCTTAATCCAAGCTATAGCCTTGACCATAATCGCTAATACGAAAACATCAgttagacaaataaaaataaaacttggttGCCAgatggatatatatttttaacagcaACTGATAACCAGCAGAATACATTCATGCGAGGAATCTTATATACAATAGCTCATGGTATATAAAACTGTCTCCAGAAACGCAAAAATAAAGCTCCCAACCGCAAAAAACTATATAACCCAAGGATCTCATTTATAATAAGAAGcagatatatcttagtttacctgatactttattaaaatatttaacaaagaATAAAGGGAGCAAATAACCAtctatatacaagcatatataaaaatcaaagcaaTCGTAAAGAACTTTTAAGAAGTCAATGTCGACTTAGTTAATGAGTAAGAATGTATTTCTTCCATGATGAGCCCACATACCATAAGGTAGGTTTGTCATCTGCATATGACATATCGTCTGAGTGATTAATTACTGAGCTGATTATGGTTAATGTGATGTAACAAATAACGAGGGCAACACTAATAAAATCGTTTCCAATGGTACAAATTAGTCGTTAAATTTCAAAAGAAAGCATAAAAACAATCACTACACATGATTGCCAATCTTTTATTACAGAGGTGAAATTAATTTCTGTTGCTATAAAAGTTCCAAAAAATTACTGGCATTGTCATCGATGCGTCCAAGCCATTTAATCTTTTAACTGTTGTCTGAATTTGAGATAGGGTTCAGTGTCTTCTTTCCCAcaattatccctacattaaggggtcggttgcttggtgcgccttctccactgccttctatcaaaggcatcatcctccaacaaacctcttctctccatatataCTTCCTCTAACTGGTTCTtcctaagccctcttcactccctcctcgtcatccattctTCTTAACACgtacccataccatctcaatcgtgaatCTCTTATCACCTATGAAATCTTTACTAGGCCTGTTTTtcttctatttcataattttccaatctttcaAGCAGCAATactccacctcagcattctcatctctgttctcttaagctttacttcctcttttcttcttaaagccCATGCTTCTGATCCATACGTTAAcgctggtcttatcactgtgctatataTCTTGACGTTtatagcttgattggcatttacCAAAAATTCCACGTACAGTTTAATTGCTAAACTAGCAAAAGGAAATTCGTCTGGCTTCAAAAAACACCCTTTTATTAATTAATgctttaatatataaaaacaatcagcAATTCTCGTCATGGGAACCATCAAATTCGAACTGTAATACAGAACTACGtttttagttttcaaataatTCTCCAGCTATGTTTTCAAACTTTCCACCTGAAAGGTACTAATTTTTATGATTCACTTTCAACCTTTATTTTCTGTGGCTTAGACGAGTTCTGTCAACCCCCTTTTTTCCTTCAACCTCGCTTTTGtgatttttaatttgattttatgaaatttaggctgtccaGGCAAGCTCTGGGACGCTTTCGGCCATCCAACGCTAAAGAAAGTGAAAcgctggagtggttggacagcaagataaagagatccaggaAACAAAGGAACCGAAGTAAAAGGACTAAAGACGTAACTGAGAGAAAACCCAACAGTTGCGCAAAGAAATAATAGTCagggcaacaaaaaaaaaaaaaaaaaaaaaaaaataggtttgaAGAAAGGAATAGGGAATGGATGtcaagtaaaatattgatatgTGGGTGCAGCTGAGGGCCGATAGAATGCTTGCAAGCATGTACAGTCGACAAGAatagtgaagatacagttttcttaaatcttcGGACACATTGTGCTCAATAATGACACATCTAGCAACTCTAGAAAGTGGGGTGACTTCAAAATCATTGCATTTGTTGCTttttagatttccattaactttacaccataaagattctgtaatcatttatacttgaatgtagtaaCAGGCTCTAtgttattcgttaatgttggtttggtaacatcagttcagagtagaatattgattatccttttttaaaacctacagtGAAACTTTACTTATACTCGtaaaattcatgcgtaattgaagacggatcttaaaaaaTGAGGGAAAAGTTTGAAAATTTAGGCAGTACTTATGGAAATCGTATGGAACAATACAATAAAGAATAACatattatgacgagagagagagagagagagagagagagagagagagagagagagagagagagagagcacaggccTATTCATAGAGGTACTTAATTCgtcatatttactttgagagattgagtgataatattttttttatgtttcaaaagtttagagagagagagagagagagagagagagagagagagagagagagagagagagagagagagagagagagagaatgtggtgattgggaaagaaacttggaagagagagacagagagagcgcaAGAATAGGCCTATTATAGAGatgcttaattcattatatttactttgagagattgagtgataatattttatcaaatgtgttttaaaagtggagagagagagagagagagagagagagagagagagagagagagagagagagagagagagagagagcaaaatctccTTACGTGAAAGCATAAGCCTATTCATATCTACTTAatgtcattatattttctttgggagattgagtggtgatatatatattttttaattatgtttagaattggagagagagagagagagagagagagagagagagagagagagagagagagagagaattatagttttggtgacggacttgtgatggGGAAAGACAAGAGtaggtgcacagatacctgggaaacagggtgatatggctgccaagatcgagctgcactatgctagataaagtTTTAAGGATcatagtattcaagttaattcgctgagaaattcataccctaagtttgatttcattcgacagtggCCGtcacattcaaagattgtaaaaagacgtggaaaatctCAAACACAGACTGCgatcattcttgctctcttgataaacctagtctgtacttttgacaatcggttttcatccacaaatcattcacgaaaaaagctgtgttaattaaaaatatttattaccacaaacaaCTCAATATATATTGCAcagacaattaaagttttatatcgtgcaaaaaatgctgatgtgttgggagttCTTTCAGCCTTACGGCAAagtaatgcagtcgtgtaggttaactacgaactgctttgtaatgggagcatagccagaaaatttttgagctgacatgctgcattaaccttgataaagatttatttttaaagacagtagctttgtaaacagcaaccagcattcgatccatgtcaacgtcaaagttaTCAgagtgaaatccgttacgtaagccagtatgcAAAGCTTGTTTGGAGGTAGTGCTGTCAATGCACATCACTGGTGCACTGTACGCGTTACTAAAGTCTTTGCAACGTTCCCTTTCACCCTAACTCTATCCACTTTTTAGCATTTCGCTTTGCCTTCAATCCAACAGCTTTTCTTTAAGCTTTTTAACCATTACTTCTTAGTGTAACAGTGGGGTTTACTCTCAGTTCACTTTCTGGATTttttatcttgctatccaaccaatccaactttttcattttcttaagggCTGGATGGCCGAGTGTGATTGGCTTGATAGTCTAAATTTCATTAACCAATCAATCGAAACTAGTAAGAAGATTTGCATTCATATCTAAAACAATTTAATGCATTTAATGACTTTTCTCATCATACTTATGTCATAAACAGGTAGGTTTTCGCCACGTGCATTTCATTTAAGGTGCAATACAAAGTTTTCTAAGATAGATTGACAACATTCCTGAGTATGGCGACCATACTGTCACTAGCGGCTCCGGTATTTATTCTTCAACGTCAAAAAATCTCTGAGTTCCCGTGTCCTATTAGCCAGAAAAACTTTCCACTTTTCCAAAATGCATTTCTAAATTTCTTTCGCTCACGTACTTGCGTCAGTTTTGACGGAAACGAGCACACAAATAAATATGCAACACAATAGGAAAACGcaccagactatataatttagctatgttaaaatgtcaaccaAGTTAAAATGTACGCCTTCCCTATTTGACAACTGAAAGAAGACGAGCAcagtataaatggggaggagaTTAGTGTGAGAAAACAATCAAGCAAATATACTCGAGGACTGTGGTATTAGAACACAGGGTGATACgttccaatagaccagacgtaacgttggtTGACAACATtccgaagaaagtatcactcattgatgtcgcaatccatgggacactagagtagaAAGGAGAAGATTgagaagtatcaggagagagagagagagagagagagagagagagagagagagagagagagagagagagagagagagagagagagagaaattactttgatgactatgatatcatattttatctgtaaaaattgatatataaatatatacactgatcttcaccctgcatttgaaaatggcctccataggcactcaactagcctgtttaaggagtgtcaaggaatagtcagaatccagacttcgtATCAAAATGTAACAAAGAAAATCTCTACGGgctatacaacgaatgtttaactacaggctcaggcatctttgaataaaattgaataaaattaaaatagattttcataattacctattttagacatggaaacattcggtgcgttgctcaacagtttaagcaacaatgataaAATCATAACAATGACAATACACTTACATGAAATGAATGCGGCTGAGGCAGCAACTACTTTTAATCTAACACGTTTAAAAGATGTTATGCTTccatattaaagataaaaattacgaaataatatagtggaaattaaaataaaaaatacatataaaaataatagaaatgaagtaaaaataaaataatagtaatacaaaCAGCCCTGAAATTAatagtcataaataaatataaaaataaaatgaaaaacaatactaataactataataaatataaaaataaaaataaaaattaatatttagaacaatatattaataatagacagaaaaataacaataatataaataaaaaaataaaaataaaataaaagtaaaattaaaagtaatataaataaaaagtaaaaataaaattaattaaaataattatataaattataaaaaataaaaattaataaaaatatatataattcaaatcaaaacaaaaataatataaataataataataataatgaaataaaataaaaatattattggaaaaataaaacacaaatgacaacaataaaataaaaataataattgaaataaaataatattgaaaataaaaaaaataaaaaataaaaaaaatattagtaatatcttttataataaaagctataaacagaaaagtaaaaataataaaataaaaaataaaaataaagatataattcaaataataataataataataataataataatataaattaaaaattaataaagtgaCCCATAAAAAACCTATACGGATTATACTAAGAATATAACTACAGCCTCTccaatctttgaataaaattaaaattgactttcataattacctgtgttagacatgccaaccttaggtgcgttgctcaccagtttaagcaagaATGAGAAAGCCATAATTATCaaaacatacatacctacataaaaTCACCACAGCTGagacagcaattacttttaatacaaCATGTTTCAAAGACGGTCAACatccagaataaagaaaaaaatagaaaaataataattaaattaaaaattaaaaatataattttagaaaaaaaataaaaatcaaatataaataaaataataatcacaaaaataaagataaaattaatataaataacaattaaataataattatagaaataaaaaaatattaaaaaatataaataaaatttgttaaattataataaatatatatcttgaatagatataaaaaataaaataaaaataatagagtaatactattattaataattaaaataacaaaaaataaaacaaaattaatataattagtaaaatgatgagagtaacatttcaaaacaaacaaatatataaatataataataatataattatataaataagattAGTATTAACAAATATAAGAGGAagacaattatattaatatttttgtaaatataaataattaaaaaaataaaaaaaaaatagcaataataaaataataaaaataaaataatatgaataaaaataaaataaatgaaaataaatacaaataaaagataattaattcaataaataaaattaataaaaaatctaaagtaaaggaataaaaataaaaaaaacaaggaagaattaaaacaaaaaaataaaagcaaataaaaataaaatcataaaaacccatattaataacaataataattattgaataaaagatagaaattatgaaaaataaaatagtcataaacatgaaaataaaaagtaatattcataaaattaaaagaataaaaaagaaaaaaataatattaaaaataaagacaaagtgaaaataaaagtaataaaaatcaaatatataaaaataagaaataaaaataaaaataaatacaataaaacaaaaaaataaaaaaacagaaaaaaattttaacaacaataataaataataaaaaaacgaaattatataaaaataaaaaaataatagtaataattgtgagaataaaattaataaaaataataataataatataaactaaaaataataatgataataataatagaccttgGAAgcctgttttattaaaaatactggcagaattcacagattgattttatacaaaattctttcaattctccttatgatttctctttctggcacgctggtattacacagcagctgtccaatattcattgtGCTGTAAGACGTCAACAGAacttcgggctggtgttatctaAGGCGACGGGGTATCAGGGACCGGCTGGGGGTCGGCAACaggtttgaaagaaggtctgtttccaacaTACACAGATATCCAGCATGCAGACCCCACAACGCTGTAGCACCCTGGCAACTCTTCATGAAATGGGATGAAATCCGCGGATTGAATCCAGTAGCAGTCCCCTCGGATGCCGGGGATAGTAATGATGGCATAAGCATCAACGCCCTCCCCACACAAGTGCAGCACCATCAGTACATCGTCGACTGCCTGAAACGTATAGAGGAGAAAGACGCcctgaagaaacagaagaccATTACAATAAAACTGATTAACCttaatggaggtaaaatacgCCTGCCGCAAGAACATGACAGATGTATTAACCTAACCACCCACaccccatctcctgaagaagaCATACTCAAGAGAGGCctgaattgccacttcatttctcACCCCTGTCCACTCGATAAGAGGATGGAGACAGAATACATTGCGGAGACGATATTGAAACAAGAAAGCCTTGGAAATGTACACatcaccgacgcccttcaacccatCCTCTTAGACGAAGCCCTTACAGACCGAGGAACTTATAAAAGTAACACTGTCGATCGACGTCTGCAGGAGGCTACTAAgagtttgagagaaaaaaaaaaaagacatcaccATCAGGAGAGCCGACAAGACCGCAGCCCTAGTACTTATCAAGACAACCGAATATAGACAAATAATAGACAAGATCCTCGCCGATACCACTAAATTTCGACGTATTACCAAGAACCCCATAGACGACATTGAACGCAAAGCCAATAGGATCATAGAAACTATTAACACAGCCACAAACGCCTTACAGTTACCTAGTATTTCTGAAGATTACACCCTCGGTTACATCTACGGTAAAGTGAAGACTCACAAGCAAggaaaccctttaagacctatcattagccaaataccagcacccacataccaccttgcaAAAAACGTAATTATATTCTCAACCCTTACATCTCCAGCATACACagtttgaagtcgtctgcggagttCCCGCAAGCCTTAAAATCCGCGCCCCCCTGaaggcagtattgcatcgatggatgtagagtcgctgtttaACAACGTTCCTGTTGATGgaaccatcgaaatgatccttgaacgtgttTACAAGGACCCCTCCACCGACGCACTGAATATCCGCGAGCAATTCtttcgctctctgctggaaatatgcaccaagaaggccccgTTCATTAACCACCATAGGTACTTACAATTcgacggtgtagcgatgggatcccccctcggggtcctgtttgcgaacttttatacAGTCatagtggaggagcgtgtctttaggagcatcaGGAAGCCTTCtttatacgtaagatatatagatggcACCTTCACCCAAGCAGGAACGATGGAGGAGATCGAGGAGCTACGACAAGCCCTCCATACCCACAGCTGTCTACGTTTTACCACTGACCAtagccgtcttcccttcctggatgTACTGGTTGAACACAAGGAGGGCGCGTTCGCCATAAGGGTCCACACGAAGcctacgaacctgggaatgtgtctaaacggcgagagtgaatgccctgagcGTTATaaagacac
Encoded proteins:
- the LOC135222357 gene encoding uncharacterized protein LOC135222357, coding for MDVESLFNNVPVDGTIEMILERVYKDPSTDALNIREQFFRSLLEICTKKAPFINHHRYLQFDGVAMGSPLGVLFANFYTVIVEERVFRSIRKPSLYVRYIDGTFTQAGTMEEIEELRQALHTHSCLRFTTDHSRLPFLDVLVEHKEGAFAIRVHTKPTNLGMCLNGESECPERYKDTTISAYVRRALFQGSTMGRHPLGDETCSPGPSKQLTHQPQHPERI